ATGGTACAAAGATCAAACCCGTGTCATAACAACAAATTATATCCTTTCGGAGCTTGTCGCCTTGTTCATAAGTCCGCTCAGAATACCGCGTCCGCAGCAAATCCAGGCGATTGAGACAATCAAGACTGTTGGTTGGATCGAAATCATCCATATTGACAAGCAGTTAAATGATAAAACTTGGCAATTTATTAAGGAACGAGATGATAAAATGTGGAGTTTGGTTGACTGCTCAAGCTTTGTTGTCATGAAAGAGCGTCAACTCAGTCATGGATTTACGACGGATCATCATTTTGAGCAAGCTGGATTTGTAAGATTATTGAAGTAGTAATCAACCAAAAAGGATAGAGTCGACCAGAATAGCCGTGAATGGTGGCTGATAGCAAGAGATGAGCATGGTCTATTTCTATCCACTGTTTCCATTTTTGAAACAGTTCAACAGGAAGCTTCTCGTCAGCAGCGGCAGGAATGAGTTGAATCTGTACAGCAGGAGAGATTATGCAAAGAAGAGTTTTTATCAGCATGATCGGCGCTTTTTTTTGGGGCGCTGGTATTTGGAGGGAAAGTTCCAGAGGTAAAAGCCAGGGTTATTCCCAAGCCTGTATCTCTAGTCCAATGCCATGTGGCAGGATTTCAGTACTATCAGGGGCCTATGGTATTTTCTGATCTTCAATCCGGCCAAAAATTAAAATTATTACGCGAGCCTAACAACCCCCACGACAGCAAAGCCATTGCCGTATTCACCTCAAACGGCCACAAGCTGGGATATGTGCCCAGGACTCACAACCCGCTTCCTGCTGATCTCATGGATAATGGACACAAGCTCACAGCCAGTTTGCTTTCAGTTTCTTCGGATATGGGAGAATTTAGCTGCCTGAAGATGGGGGTTTTTGTGAATGGCGGTGGCTGGCAGGGGTTGTGATTTTTCGGGGTCGATTGTTAAATTTTGTAGGCAGGAAAAAAGGGAAACCTTCCATGAAAAAACTTTCCAAAACACCGGCACTGGGGTCCAAAGTTGTTTTTGCGGCATTTACTGGTCGGAAACAAAAGTGGACGGCTCAACTATAAATGGCCTGATTAATGGAAAAAATTACTTAGATATGATTTTTGAAAAGGTGAACATTACATTATAGCTGAACTGTCCATAAAATATTCGTTAAGAATCTGGTAACCATGGTCCATCTGGGAGAGCAGGGTAAACGCTCATCACGTCCAATAACCAGCCCATAGCTGACGAGATCGAAATCCCGGTGGACAGGATCATTGATATGAAGAAAAACAGCCAGGATACCTCAGACCTGGAAAACCGCATCGACCAGCTCGTTTACCAGCTCTATTCTCTGACCCCGGAAGAAATTGAGGTGGTGGAAGGTTCAGATCAAAATTGATACGAAAGCATAAAAAACATCCTTTATCCAGTCTGGGTTATAGTATTGAGGATGAAATATGACATCCCGCACGTTTCCGGCTGATTTAGGGAATAATCAGGAACCAAGACGTTTTTTTGATCTTTTCTTGCTTGTGTTTCAGGTAAGAAAGTGGTTATCTGCCCCGAAAGCGAAGCCATTATCGGTTATTGCTACTCAATTTTATTTTAATTTTGCACAGTACATGATTCAAAAACAATCTTCCATTAAGTTGAGTTAAAGCCGCTAATCTCCGGAAAGTATTCGATTTTATAGAAAGCGGTACTTGGATCGTTCTTTTTGATGAGTTCGACATCATCGGCAAGAACCGGGACGACAGCCACGAACATGGGGAGATAAAAAGAGTCGTCAACAATTTCCTCCAGATGCTGGACAACATCAAGGGTGACAGTCTTATCCTGGCGGCAACCAATCACCAGTACATGCTTGATCCGGCGATCTGGCGGCGCTTTGACGATGTTATTTACTACGAACTTCCTGATGACGATATCAGAAAAGCATTGTTTGAACTCTACCTGAGGCCGATCAAAACAGATCCTGATATCGACTTCCTAAAAGCCGTGACTTTGACACAAGGGCTCTCGCCTGCTGATATAAAAATGATAACCGAAGAAGCCATGAAATTGTCTATTCTTGATTCAAGGCCTTGTCTTTCACAAGGCGACATCGAGGCAGCCATCCATAAATTCATCCGCCGTGAAAAGGTCAAGAATAACCAGATGGGAGATCGATAATGGACAAACATGACCATCTGCGACTGCCAGTATACAGCGATAATGTTGAACGTCAGAAAAAAGGCGGTTTCGGCGTTTACAGTTTACCGGAGGGGAGGGGAAAATCGGCGTTTTCTCAAGCAGCCAGGAAAAAAGCGGAAACAATCTCTCAATCATTTGCCGCATTAAAGAAAAAATTCGCCGGTCGGATTACCCCGTCCTTAATCTATGAAATCGAAATCAACCAGAGTGTGTCGCCGGATGCTTTTGAGAATACACTAGCATCCATGGGAATCCATGTCCTTTCTGTCGCGGAAAACAGAAAAGGCTTCTGGGTTGTTTTCAGCGATGACGAGACACTGGCGGAATTTAAAATAAAGCTCGCAACATACGGTAGTGAAGATGGCCCCAAATATGACTTTTTTAATGCTATCGACTCCTTTCAGGACATTCCCAGAGAGAAAAAAATCGGCAAGGGATTGTATGATAGCCATGGAACGATAACTGAGGACAGAGGAGGCAAAATCCCCCTTCTCAATAATCGGACAACAGAAGACATCATCCAATACGATTGCGGTACCAGCTTTGCCGCTCCCAAGGTCGCATATCTTGCCGGGAAGATAGCCAATCACTTTCCACAAGGGTCTGGTAACTTTATTAAAAACATGTTGCTCATCGGGGCGGACTATCCAGCCAAGCCAAGCAAGGACTTTTATCAGACCGACAAACCTCGAGACGCCGACAAAGCCCACCTGGCAGTTTGCGGTTATGGCGTGAGCAGCTTCGAAAGAGCCGTGAATTCATTTGGCAACAGAGTAGTGCTTTGGGATGAAGGGTGGATTGGGCTGAACCATGTGCGGGTTTATTCCTTGAATCTGCCCGATATTTTCTTTTCCGAGCCAGGCAGGAAGAGAATAATCGTTACCCTCACCTTTAATCCTGAGACACGGCTGACCCGTGGTGACAGCTATCTGGGAAATCGAATGGAATTTCATGTGTTCCATTCAATCAACCCGCAATCACTGATTGAAAAATACGGCGTTATTAACGAACAGGCGGAACAGGCAGGGGTTCCTGAGGGTTTGAGGAAGTATAAAATTGACTTCTTTCCCGGCAGCAACACAAGAAAAGCCGGTTGTCATCAAAAGGCGTGGAAGGAGTATAAGCGAGAACCCAAAGATAGACCAGCGCCTCCGGTTTCACTTGTTCTTCTGAATTTCAACAAGTGGATTACAGATGAAACAAGGTTGCAGGACTACTGCATTTCTGTAACTTTTGAACATGAGAAAGAAAATCGTTTATACGCCCAAATAAGAAATTGTATACAAGCACGGGTTCGTATTGAGACTGTATAGTGTCAACGAACATATGGACAAAATCATCTAATCCGCTATTGATAGCAGAAATAGGCTCCTATTGAGTTTTCTCTTTGTGTACCGGCCTACGACCTGACTCCGGAAGAAATTGAGGTGGTGGAAGGACAAAAATGAAAATTTTCAGAGCTATTTCATTACAAACCACTTAAAAAAGGTTGATTGACCTGAATTTGATTCAAAAATGCCATCCATCAGAAATCCAGGGGGCTCCTGGCCTCCTTTCTGGTTTGGCTCTTGACGGTATGGGTGTAAATCATTGTCGATCTGACATCGCTGTGCCCTAAAAGTTCCTGGATGGTGCAATGTCGTAGTTGGCCTGGAGCAGGTGGCTGGCAAATGAATGGTGGAAGGTATGCGAGGTAATGCGCTTGGGGATCTGAGACTTTTTTACCGATTCCCGAATGGCCTTCTGCACATGGGATTCATGAAGGTGGTACCGCTTGCGCTGTCCGGTTTCAGGAACATGGGTCAGATAGGTTGACGGGAAAAACCACTGCCAGACTAATTCCCTGGCGCTGTTTTTGTATTTTTTCTCAATACTGTCGAACATGAATACTCCGTCATAGCCAGCCTCCAGATCTCTGGCATTTAAAGCCTTGACCTGTTCCAATTGTGAATGCAGCCTGGGCATAATATTCTGGGGCAAGGGAACAGTCCGGTCTTTTTTGCCCTTACCGTCGTGGTTAAATTGACAAAAAATAATCAGTCAACGTTCGTCAAAATGTGTTGGCCCATTGATTGACAATGTATATACAGAGGGTTATCATTTACATATGAATATCTTCTGGGACGAAGACAAGAATAATTGGTTGAAAGCTGAACGCGGGATATCATTCGAAGAAATTGCTGACCAAATTATTCAGAAGCATTACCTCGACATTATTGAAAACCCTACTCGGCCTGATCAATTGTATTTTGTGATGCTAATACGTGATTACACGTGGATTATACCATTTCTGTTGAACGAGGAAGACCAAATAATTTTGAAGACAGCTTTTAAAAGTCTTAAGTACCATAAGTTGTATGCGGAGGATAAAAAATGAATCATAAATTAACTAGCGAAGAGCAAATCATAGAAGATAATCTCGACAATTTTAAAAGTGTATCTGATGAAAAGCGCAGCCACATTGAATCAATTATAGAAACAACCAAAAAAAATAAAGCAATTAGTATGAGGATGTCAGCCTTTGACCTTGAATTGCTAAAACAAAAAGCACAGCGAGAAGGAATGCCGTACCAGACTTTATTGAACACTATAGTTCATAAGTATGTCACCAATCAATTAGTAGATAAGAACGAAGTAATAAAAACAATCACAATGATGAAGGAAAATGAGGCAATTTAACGCTTGGGCTCCAAGGGTGTCATGGGGTAGGGTGTCATGGGGTCGGACCTAACCAAGTTATTGAACTAATTGAGTAAAGGGTCTCTACAGGGCCAAAAAATTACCTTAGGATGCCTTTTTTGGGGCCAAAAACATAGATGTAACCATATTATGCCCAGAGCCAGCAGATATTTATTGTCTGATCATGTGTGGCATATTACCCATAGATGCCACAAAAAGGAATTCCTGCTTAAATTCGCCAAGGACCGTAGCACATGGGTAAAATGGTTGTTTGAAGCCAAAAAGAGATACGGGCTTCAGATATTGAACTATACGGTTACTTTAAACCATATTCACTTGCTGGTACACGGTCATGAAGACAAAGATGTTATACCCAGGTCTTTACAATTAATAGCTGGCAGAACCGGCCAGGAATACAATCAGAGAAAAAAGCGTAAGGGTGCTTTCTGGGAAAACAGGTATCACGCTACAGCTAAAATCAGCTACTTGCTGGTCTCAGAGGCCCCGCCATGAGTATCAAAGGGACTGCCTGACCCGCGCAGTCGATACTTCATCGATCATATGCAGGTAATATTTTCTTGTTTGGAGAAATTTTGATGCACTTTGAGATTGTTAGCATACAAAAAGCTGTTCGAAATAGCAGACATAGATTTACACTGCATGCACTTGAAAAATTGATCGAAAAAGATATCTCACCTGAAGAAGTTCGAGAGGCTATGCTCGCTGGAGAAATCATCGAAACATACCCAGAAGACAAATATGGCCCATCATGTCTGGAGCTTGGAAAATGTAAAAATGAAAAAATTCTTCACGTTCACTGTTCAGTAGATCCAGTATGGATAATCACAGCCTATTGTCCTGCACAAAAACCAAACAAATGGGATAGTTTTTTCAAAAAAAGGAGATAATCATGAAATGCATTGCATGCCATGAACAAATGGAATCTCGTACCGGTGAAATTGAATTGCGGATCAACGGGAGATTGTTTTTAGTTGAGAATGTCACCTATCAGCAATGCCTGTCTTGCGGAGAACGAGTACTCAATCCAGAGACAAGCCAAGAAATTTTCCACAAGGTCCGCTCCAAGCAGTATACACAGAAGCACGTCTTGCTTCCTGTTGTACAAAGCGAAGTAGCCATGACCGGATGACATGTTGGGCGTTATGTGAAGCAGCCTGCATTATTTGAAGAACACGGCAAATTTGGTGAACAAGAACCAGCAGAGGCCAACATGCTGGAGTGGCGAGTGTTTGAGGATCGCGATTTAGGTTAAATCATAAATAATATCGAAGGTTTATTTTAATTTTGGCCTAAATCGATTGATTCTAACGCCAAACAACGGGCTTTTTTGAAACATAAAACATATAACTAATAAGGATAGAGTCGACCAGAAAGCCGAGATTATTGGCTCTGGGTAGAAATGGGAATGGTCGATCTCTATCCATTGTTCATGAAGCCCGATGTGCCTGGCAGTGAGTATGGGTAAAGCTTTTTTGAGGATTGTTTCAGGAGGGAGTAAGAATTGTCCTCAGGTCCATTCGGAGTGCCTGGTGGAGATCAATTTTGTCTTTTTTTGAAAAAATCTGGTAAAAACCGGCACAGTTTGCAGGTTTATTGTCCATTTCTCCATACGTTTGACGCACCAATGCTGTCCTCCTTTCGGGGGGTACTGAGAGAAAGCATATGCATTTCCGAAAGACTGGCAGGTTATGTTTTTTAACCTGAATCCCAGAATCCGGCTTTGCACGGAAGTATCAGCTTGATAAAGACCAACAAACCTTCACAGTCAGGGCAATAGAGTTTGCCGGCTTCGGAATCCTTGGATTCCGGGAGGCTGTCACAGTGTTCCTCCCAGTCGTCTGTAGAGATCAGAGCCTGAATGTCAGAAATCT
The sequence above is drawn from the Desulfonatronovibrio magnus genome and encodes:
- a CDS encoding YgiT-type zinc finger protein; protein product: MKCIACHEQMESRTGEIELRINGRLFLVENVTYQQCLSCGERVLNPETSQEIFHKVRSKQYTQKHVLLPVVQSEVAMTG
- a CDS encoding HIRAN domain-containing protein encodes the protein MAGFQYYQGPMVFSDLQSGQKLKLLREPNNPHDSKAIAVFTSNGHKLGYVPRTHNPLPADLMDNGHKLTASLLSVSSDMGEFSCLKMGVFVNGGGWQGL
- a CDS encoding tyrosine-type recombinase/integrase, which gives rise to MIIFCQFNHDGKGKKDRTVPLPQNIMPRLHSQLEQVKALNARDLEAGYDGVFMFDSIEKKYKNSARELVWQWFFPSTYLTHVPETGQRKRYHLHESHVQKAIRESVKKSQIPKRITSHTFHHSFASHLLQANYDIAPSRNF
- a CDS encoding transposase, yielding MSDHVWHITHRCHKKEFLLKFAKDRSTWVKWLFEAKKRYGLQILNYTVTLNHIHLLVHGHEDKDVIPRSLQLIAGRTGQEYNQRKKRKGAFWENRYHATAKISYLLVSEAPP
- a CDS encoding type II toxin-antitoxin system VapC family toxin produces the protein MNEVFADTSGWANYFVQTESFHKDAKGLMQQWYKDQTRVITTNYILSELVALFISPLRIPRPQQIQAIETIKTVGWIEIIHIDKQLNDKTWQFIKERDDKMWSLVDCSSFVVMKERQLSHGFTTDHHFEQAGFVRLLK
- a CDS encoding CopG family antitoxin; protein product: MNHKLTSEEQIIEDNLDNFKSVSDEKRSHIESIIETTKKNKAISMRMSAFDLELLKQKAQREGMPYQTLLNTIVHKYVTNQLVDKNEVIKTITMMKENEAI
- a CDS encoding DUF4258 domain-containing protein, which gives rise to MFGEILMHFEIVSIQKAVRNSRHRFTLHALEKLIEKDISPEEVREAMLAGEIIETYPEDKYGPSCLELGKCKNEKILHVHCSVDPVWIITAYCPAQKPNKWDSFFKKRR